One Prosthecobacter dejongeii genomic window carries:
- a CDS encoding bifunctional alpha/beta hydrolase/class I SAM-dependent methyltransferase, whose translation MTTIPTPSSQMTEHTFASHDGAELFYRAWLPFYQAKQAIVIMHRGHEHSGRMLELAKALDMPDTALFAWDQRGHGQSPGPRGGAENLGVVIRDLEAFFQHIEKTYAIAREDIVLVAHSVGAVVAAAWVHDYAPRLRGLLLGTPAFQVKLYVPLAVPLLRLKEKMLPGGVVKSYVKSRVLTHDPEQQRAYNEDPAIFKEISVNILLDLFDTARRVVEDAAAIRVPTLVFSATQDWVVQTGPQRAFFERLGSADKEFHTLHGFYHAIFHEAQREVVFNRVRAFAERLFVKPPVKLAPLLDADIRGHTRSERDELAASRDCLSSRLTRFVFGTLGRLSHGIDLGWKAGFDSGRTLDYVYQNKPSGRLILGWFMDKSYLESPGWTGIRWRGQMLQKVLAEVLAQAGSRPHLVDIACGGGRYILQTLHDHPELPVTAVLRDYQQPNLDTAKATAENLDLTDRVTFVQADAFARSSLAALNPAPDVAVVSGLYELFNANAPVLESLRGLADAMPPGTRLVYTNQPWHPQLKFIAHVLTNREGQPWIMRRRTQEEMDDLVTAAGFIKERQETDPAGIFTISVARKL comes from the coding sequence ATGACGACTATTCCTACACCATCTTCCCAGATGACCGAGCACACCTTTGCCTCCCATGACGGAGCCGAACTGTTTTACCGCGCCTGGTTACCCTTTTATCAAGCCAAACAGGCCATCGTGATCATGCACCGGGGGCACGAACACTCCGGCCGAATGCTGGAGCTAGCTAAAGCTCTGGATATGCCAGACACCGCCCTGTTTGCCTGGGATCAGCGTGGCCACGGCCAGTCTCCAGGTCCGCGTGGTGGGGCGGAAAATTTGGGCGTCGTCATCCGAGATCTGGAGGCGTTTTTCCAACACATCGAAAAAACTTACGCGATTGCGAGGGAAGACATCGTGCTGGTGGCTCACAGCGTAGGCGCTGTGGTGGCCGCAGCCTGGGTGCATGATTATGCGCCGCGTCTGCGTGGTCTGTTGCTGGGCACACCTGCTTTTCAGGTGAAACTCTATGTGCCGCTGGCTGTGCCACTGCTGCGCCTGAAAGAAAAAATGCTGCCGGGTGGTGTGGTGAAAAGCTACGTCAAATCCCGCGTGCTGACACATGATCCTGAGCAGCAGCGCGCCTACAATGAAGACCCGGCGATCTTCAAAGAGATCTCGGTGAACATCCTGCTGGACCTCTTCGATACCGCGCGGCGAGTGGTGGAAGATGCGGCGGCGATCCGTGTACCCACGCTCGTTTTCAGCGCCACTCAGGACTGGGTGGTGCAGACGGGGCCGCAGCGGGCGTTCTTTGAGCGTCTAGGCTCTGCGGACAAGGAATTCCACACGCTGCATGGTTTTTACCACGCCATCTTTCATGAGGCACAGCGGGAGGTGGTCTTCAATCGTGTGCGAGCTTTTGCCGAGCGGCTTTTTGTCAAACCTCCGGTTAAACTGGCCCCGCTGCTAGATGCGGATATCCGGGGGCACACACGCAGCGAGCGGGATGAGCTGGCGGCCTCGCGGGATTGCCTTTCCTCACGTTTGACTCGCTTTGTATTCGGTACCTTAGGCCGATTGAGTCATGGCATTGACCTGGGCTGGAAGGCGGGTTTTGATTCTGGGCGCACTCTGGATTACGTCTATCAAAACAAACCTTCCGGGCGGCTGATCCTCGGCTGGTTCATGGATAAATCGTATTTAGAAAGCCCAGGCTGGACGGGCATCCGCTGGCGGGGGCAAATGCTGCAAAAGGTGCTAGCGGAGGTGCTCGCCCAGGCTGGGTCCAGGCCGCATCTGGTGGACATCGCCTGTGGTGGCGGGCGCTACATTTTGCAAACGTTGCATGATCACCCAGAACTGCCCGTCACTGCTGTCTTACGGGATTATCAGCAGCCGAATTTGGATACGGCGAAAGCCACGGCTGAAAATCTCGATCTAACAGATCGTGTGACCTTCGTCCAGGCAGATGCCTTTGCTCGCAGTTCGTTAGCCGCACTCAATCCCGCGCCAGATGTAGCCGTAGTCTCAGGTCTGTATGAGCTTTTTAATGCGAATGCTCCGGTGCTGGAGTCTCTGCGTGGTCTGGCCGATGCCATGCCCCCTGGCACCCGTTTGGTGTACACGAATCAGCCGTGGCATCCGCAGTTGAAATTCATTGCCCATGTTTTGACCAATCGTGAGGGGCAGCCGTGGATCATGCGGCGGCGGACGCAGGAAGAAATGGACGACCTGGTTACGGCTGCCGGATTCATCAAAGAACGCCAGGAGACGGATCCTGCTGGTATCTTTACCATCAGTGTGGCACGAAAGTTGTAG
- a CDS encoding AMP-binding protein produces MPTDKPVSLKHLTLLGKENLPANGGYLILPTRLSYLDLMRLETFLEGQTVVYLFEEGAALSPQLKAHVDQDTVRVLVIPANLTDAHAYRKAVTSEIEKGSVVIYLPAEAATTNAPLTTVPGAKLEFLLKAACPVLPLFVQPKGEITLSIDGHCDESFVFMAMAPLISGDDITLAAYQEALFVLADQAFSQHPGLDTHLAYALIQGLKRNGTRNKVVDGKDESELGYDKVLAVAIALSKVIKAETNKKRVGIILPPGRGGLIANVAVLLAGKIPVNLNFTAGRTSVEFAIKAADLDRFITADIFVRKMQSFPWPPMKQLMLIERILPKLKTQIVVWLALSKVLPAAILASVLGVPKKGGREEAILLFTSGSSGNPKGVALTHRNVMANVIQFSSRLGMDSKDSILGSLPLFHSFGCTVTLWYPIISGLNLVTYPSPLETKKLGELIEKHRVTLMIATPTFLRGYLRGVNRESLASLKMVVTGAEKLPPTVSSAFEQRFDKKVFEGYGLTETSPVSNVNLPDPVPLGHEDNGYVWIPCHRPGSVGHLIPGLAVRITHPETNEPQSLHSSGMIWFKGTNVFEGYLNDPKRTAEVFDNDGWFRTGDIGRVDMDGFLYIEGRLSRFSKIGGEMVPHETVEEALIKAMGLENESSRKIAVVGIPDQERGEALILLTAIPGGPEHQEILDLRYRLLEKGMPPLWIPKKMIRVSDIPILSSGKLDVQNCEKIAKGGA; encoded by the coding sequence ATGCCTACGGACAAGCCAGTTTCGCTGAAACACCTCACCCTTTTGGGGAAAGAAAATCTGCCTGCAAACGGTGGCTATCTCATCCTCCCCACCCGCCTCAGCTATCTGGACCTCATGCGTCTAGAAACCTTTCTGGAAGGGCAGACGGTGGTGTATCTCTTCGAGGAAGGTGCAGCTCTGTCCCCCCAACTCAAAGCGCACGTGGACCAGGATACTGTCCGCGTTCTTGTCATTCCCGCGAACCTCACCGATGCTCACGCTTACAGAAAAGCAGTGACCAGCGAGATCGAAAAAGGCTCCGTTGTCATTTATCTTCCTGCCGAGGCGGCTACCACAAATGCCCCACTGACCACCGTCCCAGGAGCCAAGTTGGAATTCTTGCTCAAGGCCGCCTGTCCGGTGCTGCCCTTGTTCGTTCAACCCAAGGGCGAGATTACCCTCAGCATCGACGGTCATTGCGATGAAAGCTTCGTCTTCATGGCGATGGCTCCTCTCATTTCAGGAGATGACATCACCCTGGCCGCCTACCAAGAAGCGCTTTTTGTCCTCGCAGACCAGGCTTTTAGTCAACACCCTGGTCTGGACACTCATTTAGCCTACGCCTTGATTCAGGGGCTCAAACGCAACGGCACCCGCAACAAGGTCGTGGATGGCAAAGATGAAAGTGAGCTGGGTTACGATAAGGTTTTAGCAGTCGCCATCGCGCTTTCGAAAGTCATCAAGGCTGAGACTAACAAAAAGCGCGTAGGCATCATCCTTCCTCCAGGGCGAGGTGGACTCATCGCCAATGTCGCGGTGCTTCTCGCTGGCAAAATTCCGGTCAATCTCAACTTCACTGCAGGACGCACCTCGGTGGAGTTTGCCATCAAAGCTGCAGATCTAGATCGGTTCATCACCGCAGATATCTTTGTGCGGAAGATGCAAAGCTTTCCCTGGCCGCCGATGAAGCAGCTCATGCTCATCGAGCGAATCCTGCCGAAGTTGAAGACCCAAATCGTCGTTTGGCTGGCTCTGAGCAAAGTCCTCCCCGCAGCCATCCTAGCCAGCGTTCTAGGCGTCCCCAAAAAAGGTGGTCGGGAAGAGGCCATCCTTTTATTCACCAGCGGTAGCTCGGGCAATCCGAAAGGTGTCGCCCTCACCCACCGGAATGTGATGGCCAACGTCATCCAGTTCAGCAGCCGTCTGGGCATGGACTCCAAGGACAGCATCCTCGGCAGCCTGCCTCTTTTCCACAGTTTCGGCTGCACCGTCACCCTCTGGTACCCCATCATCAGCGGCCTGAATTTGGTCACCTATCCGAGCCCCCTGGAGACGAAGAAACTAGGAGAGTTGATCGAAAAACATCGTGTCACCCTCATGATCGCCACTCCCACTTTCCTGCGCGGCTATCTGCGCGGGGTGAACCGGGAGTCGCTAGCCTCTTTGAAGATGGTCGTCACCGGAGCTGAAAAACTCCCCCCCACCGTCTCCAGTGCCTTTGAGCAACGCTTCGACAAAAAAGTCTTCGAGGGCTACGGCCTCACTGAGACCTCCCCGGTCTCCAACGTCAACTTGCCAGACCCTGTGCCTCTGGGTCATGAAGACAACGGTTACGTCTGGATTCCCTGCCACCGCCCAGGCAGTGTCGGGCATTTAATTCCGGGCCTTGCGGTACGCATCACCCATCCCGAAACGAACGAACCTCAGTCGCTTCATTCCAGCGGCATGATTTGGTTCAAAGGCACCAACGTCTTTGAAGGTTATCTCAATGATCCTAAACGCACCGCCGAAGTTTTCGATAACGATGGATGGTTCCGGACGGGAGATATTGGCCGCGTGGACATGGACGGTTTCCTTTACATTGAAGGTCGCCTCAGCCGCTTCTCGAAAATCGGCGGAGAAATGGTGCCGCATGAAACGGTGGAGGAAGCCCTGATCAAAGCCATGGGCCTGGAGAATGAAAGCTCCAGGAAGATCGCCGTTGTCGGTATCCCCGATCAGGAAAGAGGTGAAGCCTTGATTCTCCTCACAGCCATCCCTGGAGGTCCTGAGCACCAGGAAATTCTCGATCTGCGCTACCGCTTGCTCGAGAAAGGCATGCCGCCGCTATGGATCCCTAAAAAGATGATTCGCGTATCCGACATTCCGATCCTTTCTTCTGGAAAACTGGATGTCCAAAACTGTGAGAAGATCGCCAAAGGTGGAGCTTAA
- a CDS encoding PQQ-dependent sugar dehydrogenase, translating to MKIKPALLTLLALLTAPAFAAEIKPAQPGGKLPGNISVSLVKVADDLVDPVSVAAPNDGTGRIFVVERPGVIQIIKDGKKTKRPFLDLKDKTISSFLELGMFSMAFHPDFKSNGKVYVAYADLWFNGATMVTEFTVSKSNPDRLDPETAKVIMQIDFPYCNHHGGQIAFGPDGYLYIGVGDGGWEGDVINAGQDLHTWLGKMLRIDVNKSSADRAYDIPKDNPFITPLQQMTLFGVSEEAFSKVRPKAKPEIWSYGLRNPWTFSFDSKTGDLFIADIGQNHWEEINMQPASSKGGENYGWKFMCGSHPFPMILKKNPDGTETAVDPENYPKVGVQPIAEYSHVDQGICVINLGIYRGAEYPELEGTYFSADWGSGKVWGMQQVDGKWQMQELLDLADGIRPTGSGTGPDGAIYLTHATANYGGPVDPYTSERGALWKIVPTAKVAKDAVTAPVAAK from the coding sequence ATGAAAATCAAACCTGCCTTGCTGACCCTGCTCGCGCTTCTCACGGCTCCCGCTTTTGCCGCAGAAATCAAACCCGCACAGCCAGGAGGGAAACTCCCAGGGAACATCTCGGTCAGTCTCGTCAAAGTGGCCGATGACTTGGTGGATCCCGTCAGCGTGGCAGCGCCCAATGACGGCACTGGCCGCATCTTCGTGGTGGAGCGCCCTGGCGTCATCCAAATCATCAAAGACGGCAAGAAGACAAAGCGCCCGTTCTTGGACCTCAAGGACAAAACCATCTCGTCATTCTTGGAGTTAGGCATGTTCAGCATGGCCTTCCACCCAGACTTCAAAAGCAATGGCAAAGTCTATGTCGCCTATGCTGACCTTTGGTTCAATGGTGCCACCATGGTGACCGAATTCACCGTCTCGAAAAGCAATCCAGATCGCCTGGATCCTGAGACTGCGAAGGTGATCATGCAGATCGACTTTCCCTACTGCAACCATCACGGTGGCCAGATCGCCTTCGGTCCAGATGGCTACCTTTATATCGGTGTGGGCGATGGGGGCTGGGAGGGTGATGTCATCAACGCCGGTCAAGATCTGCACACTTGGTTAGGCAAGATGCTGCGCATTGACGTCAACAAATCCAGCGCAGACCGCGCCTACGACATCCCCAAGGACAATCCTTTCATCACACCGCTGCAGCAGATGACGCTCTTTGGAGTCAGTGAAGAAGCCTTCTCCAAAGTCCGCCCCAAAGCCAAACCCGAAATCTGGTCTTACGGCCTGCGTAATCCCTGGACCTTCAGCTTTGACTCCAAGACTGGAGATCTTTTCATCGCCGACATCGGTCAAAATCACTGGGAAGAAATCAACATGCAGCCCGCCAGCAGCAAAGGCGGCGAAAACTACGGCTGGAAGTTCATGTGCGGCAGCCATCCCTTCCCCATGATTTTGAAAAAGAATCCAGATGGCACCGAGACTGCGGTGGATCCTGAAAATTATCCCAAAGTAGGCGTGCAACCCATCGCGGAATACAGTCATGTGGATCAGGGCATCTGCGTCATCAATCTGGGCATCTACCGCGGTGCCGAGTATCCCGAACTGGAAGGCACCTACTTCTCCGCTGACTGGGGCAGTGGCAAGGTCTGGGGCATGCAGCAGGTGGACGGCAAATGGCAGATGCAGGAGCTGCTAGACCTCGCCGATGGCATCCGCCCCACGGGCAGCGGCACCGGTCCAGATGGTGCCATCTACCTTACCCACGCCACCGCCAACTACGGCGGCCCTGTGGACCCCTACACCAGCGAGCGCGGAGCCCTGTGGAAAATCGTCCCCACCGCCAAAGTGGCTAAAGACGCCGTCACCGCTCCTGTCGCAGCCAAGTAA
- a CDS encoding sulfocyanin-like copper-binding protein — MFLRLLLPILGFATFSLAQSTPPAHDHSTEIPGLKKELFAGITSEDLLKLGEGPKSVKVTLVATFNAANYGMNFNGYSHGKAVLTIPTGWRVHVTFINPSPIPHSAIVIEKGDTKKLQAPEPYFAGGATPKHLTGMTLGKADFTFVPDEAGEFALACGFPAHAVAGHWVSLIISDEATVPTLQLGDQAAKEVK, encoded by the coding sequence ATGTTCCTTCGTCTATTGCTCCCCATTTTGGGCTTTGCCACGTTCTCCCTCGCTCAATCCACGCCTCCAGCTCATGATCATAGCACTGAGATTCCAGGTCTCAAAAAAGAGCTGTTCGCGGGCATCACCTCGGAGGATCTCTTGAAACTGGGTGAAGGCCCAAAGAGCGTCAAAGTCACTCTCGTAGCCACTTTCAATGCCGCCAACTACGGCATGAATTTCAATGGCTACTCCCATGGCAAAGCCGTGCTCACCATCCCCACTGGCTGGCGAGTCCACGTCACCTTCATCAATCCCAGCCCCATTCCCCACAGCGCCATTGTGATCGAAAAAGGTGACACCAAAAAGCTCCAAGCACCCGAGCCTTACTTTGCTGGTGGTGCTACCCCGAAACACCTCACAGGCATGACCCTGGGCAAGGCAGATTTTACCTTTGTCCCGGATGAAGCGGGTGAATTCGCCCTCGCCTGCGGCTTTCCCGCACACGCAGTCGCCGGCCACTGGGTCAGCCTGATCATCAGCGATGAGGCCACAGTTCCCACCTTGCAACTGGGCGACCAAGCTGCGAAAGAAGTGAAATAG
- a CDS encoding alpha/beta hydrolase has protein sequence MRLLASLLLLLGSSAYAMDDYKLTPLSQEKPDVAKGRVIAMPAHESKIYPGTVRDWWLYIPAQYKAEQPANLMVFQDGHDYVGLKGAWRVPTVFDNLIASGDMAPTIAIFINPGHAISSPKPASAWKNNNRSKEYNTLGSTYATFLLEEIIPQVTKDYRLTDNPEGWALAGASSGAICAFTVAWERPDKFRKVFSTIGSYVDLAGGHVYPYVIRITERKPLRIYLQDGANDLDNPFGNWPLANQQMDKALTFMGYDHHFEFGDGQHNSKHGASLFPEAMKWLWRKQ, from the coding sequence ATGCGTCTTCTCGCCAGTTTGTTACTTCTTTTAGGTTCCTCGGCTTACGCCATGGATGACTACAAACTGACACCCCTCTCCCAAGAGAAACCGGATGTCGCCAAAGGCCGCGTCATTGCCATGCCTGCGCATGAATCAAAGATCTATCCAGGAACCGTACGCGATTGGTGGCTCTACATTCCTGCCCAATACAAAGCGGAGCAACCCGCCAACCTCATGGTCTTTCAGGACGGTCATGATTACGTCGGGCTCAAAGGAGCTTGGCGCGTCCCCACAGTCTTTGACAACCTCATCGCCAGTGGCGACATGGCACCCACCATCGCCATCTTTATCAATCCAGGCCATGCGATCTCCAGTCCCAAACCCGCCAGCGCCTGGAAAAACAACAACCGCAGCAAAGAATACAATACGTTAGGCAGCACCTACGCCACCTTCCTGTTAGAGGAAATCATCCCTCAAGTCACCAAAGACTACCGCCTGACAGACAACCCTGAAGGCTGGGCTCTCGCAGGTGCCAGCAGCGGCGCCATTTGTGCCTTCACCGTCGCTTGGGAGCGCCCAGATAAATTCCGCAAAGTCTTCTCCACCATCGGCAGTTATGTGGACCTCGCCGGTGGCCATGTGTATCCCTACGTCATCCGCATCACCGAGCGTAAACCCCTGCGTATTTATCTCCAAGATGGGGCGAATGATCTCGACAATCCCTTTGGCAACTGGCCTCTAGCCAATCAACAGATGGACAAAGCCCTGACCTTCATGGGCTATGATCACCACTTTGAATTCGGTGACGGCCAGCACAACAGCAAGCACGGAGCGTCTCTTTTCCCTGAAGCCATGAAGTGGCTGTGGCGCAAACAATGA
- a CDS encoding AI-2E family transporter gives MIILPEQDKTVDWGRKGSQMILTLACLVIVLAGMKAAAGVLVPMVYAFFLAVLSFPLLRWLTRHRIPGPVALAMTLLVNLGVLAGLITLAVRLLISFNSDLPRYLRGIQRNLTDLGVWLDDNGIEGAKEMMGSLFDWNTIIGYATQQDVMSRIGAMLGSTFGTLATVFAGLVMILILMMFVLMEATGTQRRIAAVRTSGGPDFSGLMRSVTDIQKYLGIKTLISALTGLLAGVWCWFFDLQYPLLWAILAFIFNYIPAVGSSAASIPAIVEALVQHGGGAAIGIALGYGGINFALDNFVQPQLLGNRFGISALVVVLSVIFWGWLWGPMGMFLAVPLTMVMKVLLDNSEEFRWVSVAMSQKKMRRGEVEVVGYDLDENEMVGGGASTESPRHD, from the coding sequence ATGATCATCCTGCCGGAGCAAGATAAGACCGTTGATTGGGGCCGCAAAGGCTCGCAGATGATCCTCACGCTGGCGTGTCTAGTCATCGTACTTGCAGGGATGAAAGCGGCTGCGGGGGTGCTGGTACCCATGGTGTATGCATTCTTCCTGGCGGTGCTGAGTTTTCCGCTTTTGCGTTGGTTGACTCGCCATCGCATCCCCGGGCCTGTTGCGTTGGCGATGACCTTGCTAGTCAATCTGGGGGTATTGGCGGGGTTGATCACTTTGGCCGTGCGGCTGCTAATCAGCTTCAATTCGGATCTGCCGCGTTACCTGCGAGGGATTCAGCGCAACCTTACAGACCTAGGGGTGTGGCTGGATGATAATGGCATCGAAGGGGCGAAGGAGATGATGGGCAGTTTGTTTGACTGGAATACCATCATTGGTTATGCCACACAGCAGGATGTGATGTCCCGGATCGGTGCCATGCTGGGCAGTACGTTTGGCACTTTGGCCACGGTGTTTGCAGGGCTGGTGATGATTCTTATTTTGATGATGTTTGTCTTGATGGAGGCCACGGGGACTCAGCGTCGTATCGCAGCGGTCCGCACGTCTGGAGGTCCTGATTTCAGTGGTCTGATGCGCAGTGTCACGGACATCCAAAAATATCTCGGGATCAAGACGCTCATCAGTGCGCTCACTGGTTTATTAGCTGGCGTGTGGTGCTGGTTTTTTGATCTCCAGTATCCGCTGCTGTGGGCCATCCTGGCCTTTATTTTTAACTACATCCCGGCCGTGGGAAGCTCGGCCGCTAGTATTCCCGCGATCGTGGAGGCGCTGGTTCAACATGGTGGCGGCGCTGCCATTGGCATTGCGCTGGGGTATGGCGGCATCAATTTCGCTTTGGATAACTTTGTGCAGCCGCAGTTGCTGGGAAATCGCTTTGGCATCTCCGCTCTCGTGGTGGTGCTTTCGGTGATCTTTTGGGGCTGGCTCTGGGGCCCCATGGGCATGTTTTTGGCCGTGCCACTGACGATGGTGATGAAGGTGCTGCTGGATAACAGCGAGGAATTTCGCTGGGTCTCCGTGGCGATGTCTCAGAAGAAGATGCGGCGAGGTGAGGTGGAAGTGGTGGGCTACGACCTGGATGAAAACGAAATGGTGGGAGGTGGGGCGAGCACGGAAAGCCCGCGTCACGATTAG
- a CDS encoding NHL repeat-containing protein, with protein sequence MLRILILALCLSGIAKAEELLGQKPFQYRLLKNWAQAALTTAPLKNGHALTFDSQGRLFVLTDEAQHNVLILDPQTGDLLGQWTARMPGAHGMSLVKEGGREVLYITDTTLHEVRKLSLEGTELASYPWPEKSGLYAKATEYRPSKTLHHPQGDFWVLDGYGKDYIHHYNVTGQLLKSWGGDLGQGENQLPHWGPHGGLLDLSDAAAPRIIIAMSDRQEIKRFTLEGQFVDKFPFPGGNPRDLVAWQGHYLMPHLGDRWPQNRDSPGFISILDSHFRIISNIGAPAAVTENGVLQPLKSDAHTFIHPHAVAADAEGNLYVAQFASPTAPLLKLQRVR encoded by the coding sequence ATGCTGCGAATATTGATCCTAGCCTTGTGCCTGTCTGGCATCGCCAAAGCAGAAGAACTGCTGGGACAAAAACCTTTCCAATATCGCCTTCTCAAAAACTGGGCACAGGCAGCGCTCACCACCGCCCCTCTCAAAAATGGGCATGCACTGACCTTCGATTCCCAGGGCCGCCTTTTCGTCCTGACAGATGAAGCTCAGCATAACGTCCTCATCTTAGATCCTCAAACGGGGGATCTCCTGGGGCAGTGGACAGCGCGCATGCCCGGAGCCCATGGCATGAGTCTGGTCAAAGAAGGTGGCAGAGAAGTCCTCTACATTACCGATACGACCCTGCATGAGGTGCGCAAACTCAGCCTCGAAGGCACCGAACTCGCCAGCTATCCCTGGCCAGAAAAAAGCGGTCTTTACGCCAAGGCCACCGAGTATCGCCCCTCCAAAACACTTCATCATCCTCAGGGCGATTTTTGGGTGCTCGACGGCTACGGCAAAGACTACATCCACCACTACAATGTCACGGGTCAGCTCCTCAAATCCTGGGGAGGCGATCTCGGCCAGGGTGAAAACCAGCTTCCTCATTGGGGACCTCACGGCGGCCTGCTGGATCTCAGCGACGCGGCCGCCCCCAGGATCATCATCGCCATGAGCGACCGCCAAGAAATCAAACGCTTCACACTCGAAGGTCAGTTTGTGGACAAATTCCCCTTCCCGGGCGGAAATCCGCGCGATCTCGTCGCTTGGCAGGGCCACTATCTCATGCCCCACCTAGGAGACCGGTGGCCACAAAACCGCGACTCTCCCGGCTTTATCAGCATCCTTGATTCCCACTTTCGCATCATTTCCAACATCGGCGCCCCCGCCGCTGTCACTGAAAATGGCGTGCTCCAGCCCCTGAAGAGTGATGCCCACACCTTCATCCACCCACATGCCGTAGCCGCCGATGCGGAGGGGAATCTCTACGTCGCTCAATTTGCTTCCCCCACCGCGCCACTGCTCAAACTGCAGCGCGTGCGCTGA
- a CDS encoding circularly permuted type 2 ATP-grasp protein: MLFDNYQPENFFDEMFTANGVTRPHYRSVAAALNDVEPNEFRNKQSAVEASFMRGGVTFTVYSDSQGTERIFPFDCVPRVIAAEEWEIVEKGLIQRITALNLFLHDIYHEQKIIKDRIIPPQYVLSAKHFRREFMHIEVPKDIYVHICGTDLIRDKDGRYLVLEDNLRCPSGASYMLENRAALKRTFPELFKASGVHSVSNYPAELLKVMQYCAPANFKANDAPNCVLLTPGVFNSAYFEHAFLARQMGIPIVEGRDLVVRDFKVYMRTTAGLVKVDVIYRRIDDDFLDPSVFRADSLLGVPGLVNAYRAGNVSLANSIGTGVADDKVVYYFVPHMIKYYLGEDPILPNVDTYLASEPKDCAHILANLDKLVVKSANEAGGYGMLMGPWASKAEIEEFRVMIEDNPRNFIAQDPISLSRHPTWTGDQFEGRHIDLRPYILYGEKIIVTPGGLTRVALKKGSLVVNSSQGGGSKDTWVLRNSVPE, encoded by the coding sequence ATGCTTTTCGACAACTACCAGCCGGAGAACTTCTTCGATGAGATGTTCACTGCCAATGGCGTCACCCGTCCGCACTACCGTAGCGTAGCGGCGGCACTTAACGACGTGGAACCTAACGAATTCCGCAACAAGCAGTCGGCGGTCGAGGCCTCCTTCATGCGTGGCGGCGTCACCTTCACTGTTTACAGCGACTCACAGGGCACAGAGCGTATTTTCCCGTTCGACTGTGTGCCCCGCGTCATTGCGGCAGAGGAATGGGAAATTGTCGAAAAAGGCCTCATCCAGCGCATCACCGCGCTGAATCTTTTCCTGCATGACATCTATCATGAGCAAAAGATCATCAAGGACCGCATCATCCCACCCCAGTATGTGCTGAGTGCCAAGCACTTCCGCCGGGAATTCATGCACATCGAAGTGCCCAAGGACATCTACGTCCACATCTGCGGCACGGACCTCATTCGTGACAAAGATGGCCGCTACCTCGTGCTGGAGGATAACCTTCGCTGTCCCTCCGGTGCCAGTTACATGCTGGAAAACCGAGCTGCCCTGAAGCGGACTTTTCCAGAGTTGTTCAAGGCCAGCGGCGTCCACTCCGTCAGCAATTACCCAGCAGAGCTCCTGAAAGTGATGCAGTATTGTGCCCCGGCGAATTTCAAGGCCAATGACGCGCCGAACTGCGTGCTCCTCACGCCGGGTGTTTTTAACAGCGCCTACTTTGAGCATGCCTTCCTCGCCCGCCAGATGGGGATTCCCATCGTCGAAGGCCGCGACCTCGTCGTCCGTGATTTTAAGGTTTACATGCGCACCACCGCAGGCCTTGTGAAGGTGGATGTCATCTACCGCCGTATTGACGATGACTTCCTAGATCCCTCTGTCTTCCGGGCAGATTCCCTTCTCGGTGTTCCCGGCCTGGTGAATGCCTACCGCGCAGGCAATGTCAGCCTCGCCAATAGCATCGGCACAGGCGTGGCCGATGACAAAGTGGTCTATTACTTTGTGCCCCACATGATCAAGTACTACCTCGGTGAAGATCCCATCCTCCCGAATGTGGATACTTACCTTGCTTCTGAGCCGAAAGACTGCGCTCACATCCTAGCGAATTTGGACAAGCTTGTCGTCAAATCAGCGAACGAAGCCGGTGGTTATGGCATGCTCATGGGCCCCTGGGCCTCAAAAGCCGAGATCGAAGAATTCCGCGTGATGATCGAGGACAACCCGCGCAATTTCATCGCGCAGGACCCCATCTCGCTCAGCCGTCACCCCACCTGGACGGGGGACCAGTTTGAAGGCCGCCACATTGACCTTCGGCCCTACATCCTCTACGGGGAAAAGATCATCGTCACTCCCGGTGGGCTCACTCGCGTGGCTTTGAAGAAAGGCTCTTTGGTCGTGAATAGCTCTCAAGGAGGGGGCTCGAAGGATACCTGGGTACTGAGAAACTCCGTCCCCGAATGA